A part of Bacteroidota bacterium genomic DNA contains:
- a CDS encoding IS1182 family transposase, whose amino-acid sequence MMVGYFENLSSDRRIITTASMRLDILYFIGYDIDEQLPWHSTLSRTRQLYGEDIFLQLFQKVLSLCVQQGMVRGKRQAIDSAFIKANASLDSLLEKEIVDDAADYIESLETEFDYKQKNETDEKSDNKNQKVKASTKKWVDKHHAWKEKEYKDQPGNINTTGQTNKIDNRDEHGNIIRSKFLSNHTHYSPTDPDARISVKPGKARQLNYFGQLAVDDAHHVITGAMANFADKRDSQCLPAILDQAINNLAQNDITIAEIGADSAYSSGPALAHVEQNNITAYIPNFGQYRNTREGFIYNKEQDQYECQRGNKAILPFKGIRTDSKGYDKKTYRSSETDCKNCPLRKSCAGEKTKFKKLDDTVDKPYYDRMHERMQTEYAKTMVRIRSKTVEPVLGTLLNFMGMRRVNTRGINKANKHVLMASLCYNLKKYLKFIRLNPVVNKNYKLVLGEQLPNYLNRGFYIYLKPVSGI is encoded by the coding sequence ATGATGGTCGGTTATTTTGAAAACCTTTCCAGTGACAGAAGAATAATTACAACTGCCTCCATGCGATTGGATATTTTGTATTTTATTGGTTACGATATCGATGAACAGTTGCCATGGCATAGCACTTTAAGCAGAACACGGCAATTGTATGGAGAGGACATATTTTTACAATTATTTCAAAAAGTATTGTCACTTTGTGTGCAGCAAGGCATGGTTAGGGGTAAGCGCCAAGCAATTGATTCTGCATTTATAAAAGCAAATGCAAGTTTAGATTCATTGTTAGAAAAAGAAATTGTTGATGATGCAGCAGATTACATTGAATCATTAGAGACTGAATTTGATTACAAACAAAAAAATGAAACTGACGAAAAATCGGATAATAAAAATCAAAAGGTAAAAGCATCAACAAAAAAATGGGTAGATAAACATCATGCCTGGAAAGAAAAGGAATATAAAGACCAACCGGGTAATATAAACACGACCGGACAAACAAATAAAATTGATAATCGCGATGAACACGGTAATATCATCCGCTCGAAGTTTTTATCTAATCATACCCATTACAGTCCAACAGACCCTGATGCACGTATATCGGTAAAGCCCGGAAAGGCACGTCAGCTTAACTATTTTGGACAGTTGGCAGTGGATGATGCACACCATGTTATAACCGGCGCCATGGCCAATTTTGCAGATAAACGCGACAGCCAATGTTTACCAGCAATATTAGATCAAGCAATAAATAATTTAGCACAAAATGATATTACCATAGCAGAAATAGGTGCAGACTCCGCTTATAGCAGTGGCCCGGCTCTTGCTCATGTGGAACAAAATAATATTACGGCATACATTCCGAATTTTGGACAATACCGAAACACTAGAGAAGGATTTATTTACAATAAGGAACAGGATCAATATGAATGTCAACGTGGAAATAAAGCGATATTACCATTTAAAGGAATAAGAACCGACAGCAAAGGTTATGATAAAAAAACGTATCGCAGTAGTGAAACGGATTGCAAAAATTGTCCGCTAAGAAAAAGTTGTGCCGGAGAAAAAACAAAGTTTAAAAAACTTGATGACACAGTCGATAAACCATATTACGACCGGATGCATGAACGTATGCAAACCGAGTATGCAAAAACGATGGTGCGTATAAGGAGCAAAACAGTAGAACCTGTGCTAGGAACATTACTCAATTTTATGGGTATGCGTAGAGTGAACACGCGAGGCATAAATAAAGCAAATAAGCATGTGTTAATGGCATCCCTATGTTACAATCTGAAAAAATATTTAAAGTTTATTCGTTTAAATCCGGTTGTAAATAAAAATTACAAATTAGTATTAGGGGAACAACTACCAAATTATTTAAATCGTGGTTTTTACATCTATTTAAAGCCTGTTAGCGGCATATAA
- a CDS encoding helix-turn-helix transcriptional regulator, translated as METGKKRSDCPLSQSLDVFGDKWSLLIIRDLMFGNKCTYNDFLKSAEGIATNILATRLKGLEENGIIEKSAHPDSKAKILYKLTTKGIDLLPIIMEVYIWSDKYLPMPADIKATIKEAKKDKDKFIKQVTKELKAK; from the coding sequence ATGGAAACAGGTAAAAAAAGGTCAGACTGTCCTTTGAGTCAATCGCTTGACGTATTTGGCGACAAGTGGTCGTTACTCATTATTAGAGACCTAATGTTCGGTAATAAGTGTACCTATAACGACTTTTTAAAATCAGCTGAAGGAATTGCAACAAATATTTTAGCAACAAGACTGAAAGGACTTGAAGAAAATGGTATAATTGAAAAATCTGCACACCCCGACAGTAAAGCAAAAATTTTATACAAACTGACAACAAAAGGAATTGACTTATTACCTATCATTATGGAAGTTTACATTTGGTCTGACAAATATTTACCTATGCCAGCAGACATCAAAGCCACAATTAAAGAAGCCAAAAAGGACAAAGACAAATTTATAAAACAGGTAACGAAAGAACTCAAAGCAAAATAA
- a CDS encoding SDR family NAD(P)-dependent oxidoreductase, with protein sequence MSKNILVTGASSGFGLLIANELHTKGFNVIGTSRNPEKIKSTVPFKMISLDLDSDNSITTLPDRLFKEIDKLDVLINNAGFLVTGIAEEIPIELGRKQFETNFWGTIKVTNAILPSFRKQKFGKIITVGSITGLVAFPNTSYYASSKHALEGYFKALRYELAEFNIRVAMIEPGSFKTNIMENSSTTLNRIEDYNRLRAKSEKYADLIVEQGENPVMVASKVLKVVETDKPKFRNLVGKGLSVLITLQHFAYGFLEKTVLKQLNNA encoded by the coding sequence ATGAGCAAGAATATTTTAGTTACAGGTGCAAGTTCGGGCTTTGGATTACTTATCGCAAACGAGCTTCACACAAAGGGTTTCAATGTAATCGGTACAAGTCGAAATCCTGAAAAAATAAAGTCAACAGTCCCTTTCAAAATGATTTCATTAGACCTAGATTCAGACAACTCAATAACCACTTTGCCTGATAGACTTTTTAAAGAAATCGATAAGTTGGATGTTCTAATCAACAATGCAGGCTTCTTAGTTACAGGTATAGCAGAAGAAATTCCTATAGAATTAGGTAGAAAACAATTTGAAACTAATTTTTGGGGAACTATCAAAGTTACAAATGCAATTTTGCCCTCTTTTAGAAAGCAAAAATTTGGTAAAATAATAACAGTTGGTTCAATTACTGGGCTTGTTGCATTTCCGAATACATCTTACTATGCCTCCTCCAAACACGCCTTGGAAGGATACTTTAAAGCATTGCGCTATGAATTAGCTGAATTTAATATTCGTGTGGCAATGATTGAACCTGGCTCTTTCAAGACAAATATTATGGAAAATTCATCCACAACATTAAATCGAATAGAAGATTACAATAGACTAAGGGCTAAAAGCGAAAAATATGCTGATTTAATAGTTGAACAAGGTGAAAATCCTGTAATGGTTGCATCAAAAGTGCTGAAAGTAGTTGAAACAGATAAACCTAAATTTAGAAATTTGGTAGGTAAAGGGTTATCCGTTTTAATCACGTTACAACATTTTGCCTATGGCTTTTTAGAAAAAACAGTACTTAAACAATTAAACAACGCTTAA
- a CDS encoding NADP-dependent oxidoreductase, translating to MKAFIAKSYGKKEKLHLTEIAEPAINSNDVLVEVNSAGVNVIDLLIRNGDFKLFLPMKPPFQLGRDVAGVVTKVGSKVSKFKVGDEVYSSSGNHKLGTYAQYISIDENEVALKPKNLTMEEASSIPLVGLTSWQALVEIANVQKGQKVFVQAGSGGVGTFAIQLAKHLGATVATTTSSRNFDLVKSLGADIVIDYKTQDFETILKDYDLVLHSNKDTKVLEKSLRILKSGGQVISLTGPPTPEFAEQIGLAWHLKFVTKLLSLGIKKKAKKLNAKFTFLFMRAEGKQLSQITKLIEAGVIKPVIDKVFPFEQTNDALSYVETGRSKGKVVIKLK from the coding sequence ATGAAAGCATTCATAGCAAAAAGCTACGGCAAAAAAGAAAAATTGCATCTAACTGAAATTGCAGAACCTGCAATAAACTCAAATGATGTATTAGTTGAAGTAAATTCTGCAGGTGTCAATGTAATTGATTTACTTATACGAAATGGTGATTTTAAACTTTTCTTACCAATGAAACCACCTTTTCAATTAGGTCGTGATGTGGCAGGTGTTGTGACAAAAGTGGGTTCAAAAGTTAGTAAGTTCAAAGTGGGCGATGAAGTATACTCTAGTTCAGGAAATCACAAACTAGGAACGTATGCTCAATATATTTCCATTGATGAAAATGAAGTTGCATTAAAACCCAAAAATCTCACAATGGAAGAAGCAAGCTCAATTCCATTAGTTGGATTAACTTCTTGGCAAGCATTGGTAGAAATTGCAAATGTTCAAAAAGGGCAAAAAGTTTTCGTTCAAGCTGGTTCTGGTGGTGTTGGTACATTTGCCATTCAATTAGCAAAACATTTAGGAGCAACTGTTGCTACTACAACAAGTTCACGCAATTTTGATTTGGTAAAAAGTTTAGGTGCAGATATTGTAATTGATTACAAGACACAAGACTTTGAAACTATATTGAAAGATTATGATTTGGTTTTGCATAGCAATAAGGATACAAAAGTTTTGGAAAAGTCATTACGAATTCTGAAATCAGGTGGTCAAGTTATTTCGCTAACGGGTCCACCAACACCTGAATTTGCAGAACAAATTGGTTTAGCTTGGCATTTGAAATTTGTGACAAAGCTTTTAAGTTTAGGTATAAAAAAGAAAGCAAAAAAATTAAATGCAAAATTTACTTTTCTGTTTATGAGAGCAGAAGGCAAACAACTAAGTCAAATTACAAAACTTATTGAGGCTGGTGTTATAAAACCTGTGATAGATAAAGTCTTTCCGTTTGAACAAACTAATGATGCTTTGTCCTACGTAGAAACAGGTCGGTCAAAAGGGAAAGTCGTTATCAAACTCAAGTAG